The following are encoded together in the Mammaliicoccus vitulinus genome:
- a CDS encoding nitrate reductase subunit alpha, with amino-acid sequence MSKLGLKFFKPTEKFNGNWSILEEKSREWEKMYRERWSHDKVVRTTHGVNCTGSCSWKVFVKNGVITWENQQIDYPSCGPDMPEFEPRGCPRGASFSWYEYSPLRVKFPYVRGKLWKLWKAALSEFGDPVVAWASIVEDESKAEIYKSARGKGGHVRVNWRDVTQLIAAQIIYTVKKFGPDRIAGFTPIPAMSMISYASGARFISLLGGEMLSFYDWYADLPPASPQIWGEQTDVPESSDWYNAGYIIMWGSNVPLTRTPDAHFMTEVRYKGTKVVSVAPDYAENVKFADNWLAPNPGTDAALAQAMTHVILQEYYEDKQEEMFINYSKQYTDMPFVIQLEKHGEGYKAGRFLRSSDLGMETEHAEWKPVVYDQNTEKLVIPNGTMGQRYEEGVKWNLNLENEDGSKIDPALTLKEHNSKLMTIQFPYFDNTGNGIFERPILAKEIENQHGEKIYIATIYDLMTSQYGVKRFNHPLEASSYEDENSFYSPKWQEKITGVKSSVVTQVAREFAQNAIDTQGRSMIIMGAGINHWFNSDTIYRSILNLVMLCGCQGVNGGGWAHYVGQEKCRPIEGWSTIAFAKDWQGPPRLQNATSWFYFATDQWKYEESGVDKLQSPLSNELKHQHPADYNVLAARLGWLPSYPQFDCNSLLFGEEAKEAGDDSNDTIIKNAVESVKKKKTKFAIEDPDAKQNHPKTLFVWRSNLISSSAKGQEYFMKHLLGAKSGLLANPNETEKPEEIIWREETNGKLDLLVALDFRMTATPLYADIVLPAATWYEKHDISSTDMHPFIHPFNPAVDPLWESKSDWDIFKTLSKSVSELSKTHMKGTFKDVVTTPLAHDSKQEISTPYGIVKDWSKGEIDAIPGKTMPGFAVVERDYTAIYDKYISVGPLLEKGKIGAHGISFSVKEQYDELKIMLDTWEDDTVKNGLPKMDTARKVADVILNVSSASNGKVSQKSYDDLEEQTGMTLKDISAERASEKITFQNITAQPREVIPTAVFPGSNKLGRRYSPFTTNIERYVPFRTLTGRQSYYIDHEVFLQFGENLPVYKPTLPPMVFGTKDKQIKGGVDTLVLRYLTPHGKWNIHSTYQDNLHMLTLFRGGPTVWISKEDAMANDINDNDWLEVYNRNGVVTARAVVSHRMPRGTMFMYHAQDKHIETPGSEITDTRGGSHNAPTRIHLKPTQLVGGYAQISYGFNYYGPIGNQRDVYVAIRKMKEVDWLED; translated from the coding sequence CTTTGGAAATTATGGAAAGCTGCTTTAAGTGAATTTGGTGATCCTGTTGTTGCTTGGGCATCTATTGTAGAAGATGAAAGCAAAGCGGAAATATACAAAAGCGCTAGAGGTAAAGGTGGGCACGTAAGAGTTAATTGGAGAGACGTTACACAACTCATCGCCGCACAAATTATTTATACGGTTAAAAAGTTTGGTCCTGATAGAATAGCTGGATTTACGCCTATACCTGCGATGTCTATGATCAGTTATGCTTCTGGAGCTCGCTTTATCTCTTTATTAGGTGGAGAAATGTTGAGCTTTTATGACTGGTATGCCGATTTGCCACCTGCATCTCCACAAATATGGGGTGAACAAACAGACGTACCTGAATCTAGTGATTGGTATAACGCTGGTTATATTATTATGTGGGGCTCAAACGTGCCACTTACAAGAACACCTGATGCGCATTTTATGACTGAAGTTCGTTATAAAGGTACAAAAGTTGTATCAGTAGCACCGGATTATGCTGAAAATGTGAAATTCGCTGATAATTGGTTAGCTCCAAATCCAGGTACTGATGCAGCATTGGCTCAAGCGATGACACACGTCATACTTCAAGAATATTATGAAGATAAGCAAGAAGAAATGTTTATAAATTATTCGAAACAATATACAGATATGCCTTTCGTTATTCAATTAGAAAAGCATGGAGAAGGATATAAAGCAGGCAGATTTTTAAGATCCAGTGATTTAGGTATGGAAACTGAACATGCTGAATGGAAACCTGTTGTATATGATCAAAATACTGAAAAGCTTGTGATACCTAATGGAACAATGGGACAACGATATGAAGAAGGCGTTAAGTGGAATCTTAACTTAGAAAACGAAGATGGTTCAAAGATTGATCCAGCATTAACGTTGAAAGAACACAATTCAAAATTGATGACGATTCAATTTCCTTATTTTGATAATACAGGAAATGGCATTTTTGAAAGACCGATTTTAGCTAAAGAAATTGAAAATCAACACGGTGAAAAAATTTATATAGCAACGATATATGATTTAATGACAAGCCAATACGGTGTAAAAAGATTTAATCATCCTCTTGAAGCTTCAAGTTATGAAGATGAAAATTCATTCTATTCACCTAAATGGCAAGAAAAAATAACAGGTGTTAAATCTTCTGTTGTCACTCAAGTTGCAAGAGAGTTTGCTCAAAATGCAATTGATACACAAGGGCGTTCAATGATTATTATGGGAGCTGGCATCAATCATTGGTTTAACTCAGATACAATATATCGTTCGATTTTAAACCTCGTTATGCTGTGTGGTTGCCAAGGTGTAAATGGTGGTGGATGGGCGCACTATGTAGGACAAGAAAAGTGTAGACCTATAGAAGGTTGGTCAACAATTGCCTTTGCAAAAGATTGGCAAGGTCCACCAAGATTACAGAATGCGACAAGTTGGTTTTATTTTGCTACTGACCAATGGAAATACGAAGAATCGGGTGTCGATAAATTACAATCACCGTTATCAAATGAATTAAAGCATCAGCATCCTGCAGATTACAATGTGTTGGCAGCGAGATTAGGCTGGTTACCATCATATCCACAATTTGATTGTAATAGCTTATTATTTGGCGAAGAAGCGAAAGAAGCAGGTGACGATTCAAACGACACAATCATTAAAAATGCTGTAGAATCTGTGAAAAAGAAAAAGACAAAATTTGCTATAGAAGATCCAGATGCGAAACAAAATCATCCTAAAACATTATTTGTTTGGCGTTCAAATTTAATTTCAAGTTCTGCCAAAGGACAAGAATATTTCATGAAGCATTTATTAGGTGCTAAATCTGGTTTGTTAGCAAATCCTAATGAAACTGAAAAGCCAGAAGAAATTATTTGGAGAGAAGAAACAAATGGCAAATTAGACTTGTTAGTTGCTTTAGATTTCAGAATGACAGCGACACCTTTATATGCAGATATCGTTCTACCAGCAGCAACTTGGTATGAAAAGCATGATATTTCTTCAACGGATATGCATCCATTTATTCATCCATTTAACCCAGCAGTCGATCCGTTATGGGAATCTAAATCAGATTGGGATATTTTCAAAACTTTATCTAAATCTGTATCAGAATTATCTAAGACGCATATGAAAGGGACATTTAAAGACGTTGTAACAACACCGTTAGCGCATGATTCTAAACAAGAGATTTCAACACCATACGGTATCGTAAAAGACTGGTCAAAAGGTGAAATAGACGCAATACCAGGTAAAACGATGCCTGGATTTGCAGTAGTTGAGAGAGACTATACGGCTATATACGATAAATACATTTCTGTTGGACCGTTATTAGAAAAAGGGAAAATTGGCGCTCACGGCATAAGCTTTTCTGTTAAAGAACAGTATGATGAATTAAAAATTATGTTAGATACTTGGGAAGATGACACAGTTAAAAACGGCTTGCCAAAAATGGATACAGCAAGAAAAGTAGCAGACGTTATATTAAACGTTTCATCAGCTTCAAATGGGAAAGTGTCTCAAAAATCATACGACGACTTGGAAGAACAAACAGGCATGACACTTAAAGATATTTCAGCTGAACGTGCTTCTGAAAAAATTACATTCCAAAATATTACGGCTCAACCTAGAGAAGTGATACCTACAGCAGTCTTCCCAGGGTCAAATAAATTAGGTAGAAGATATTCGCCATTTACTACGAATATTGAACGTTATGTACCATTTAGAACATTGACTGGAAGACAAAGTTATTATATTGATCACGAAGTATTCTTACAGTTTGGAGAGAACTTACCTGTTTATAAACCGACATTGCCTCCAATGGTGTTTGGAACGAAAGACAAACAAATAAAAGGCGGTGTTGACACGCTTGTATTGAGATATTTAACGCCTCACGGAAAGTGGAATATACATTCAACATATCAAGATAACCTTCATATGTTAACGCTGTTTAGAGGTGGACCGACAGTATGGATTTCAAAAGAAGATGCGATGGCAAATGATATTAATGATAATGATTGGCTCGAAGTATATAACAGAAACGGTGTTGTAACGGCAAGAGCAGTTGTATCACATAGAATGCCAAGAGGAACAATGTTTATGTACCATGCTCAAGATAAACATATTGAAACACCAGGTTCTGAAATTACAGATACGCGTGGAGGCTCTCATAATGCACCAACCCGTATACATTTGAAACCAACACAATTAGTCGGTGGTTATGCGCAAATTAGTTACGGTTTTAATTACTATGGTCCTATCGGTAACCAAAGAGATGTATATGTTGCGATTAGAAAAATGAAGGAGGTAGATTGGCTTGAAGATTAA
- the narH gene encoding nitrate reductase subunit beta: MKIKAQVAMVMNLDKCIGCHTCSVTCKSTWTNRPGAEYIWFNNVETKPGIGYPKRWEDQETYKGGWVLNKKGKLELKSGSKLSKIALGKIFYNPDMPEMKDYYEPWTYNYKHLTTAKESEHSPVAKAESVISGKKLDIKWGPNWEDDLAGAHVTGPTDPNIQKIEEEIKFNFDQTFMMYLPRLCEHCLNPSCVASCPSGAMYKRDEDGIVLVDQDACRGWRYCMTGCPYKKVYFNWKTNKAEKCTFCFPRVEAGLPTVCSETCTGRMRYLGVLLYDADKVQEAASAENEQDLYQKQLDLFLDPFDEDIIQQAEKDGITQDWIEAAQNSPVYKLAIEYKLAFPLHPEYRTLPMVWYCPPLSPIMNYFEGKDSIRNPDMIFPAIEEMRLPVQYLANMLTAGDTKTVKEALQRMAMMRSYMRAKSSGKEFDISRLKRVGLSERQTKDMYRLLAIAKHEDRFVVPTSHKEGYMDTYRAQGSQGYGGEMFGSNCDGCGVQGLPENKSGQEIYNENFYGGIFRD; encoded by the coding sequence TTGAAGATTAAAGCACAAGTAGCTATGGTAATGAATTTAGATAAATGTATCGGGTGCCATACGTGTAGTGTAACGTGTAAAAGCACATGGACGAACCGACCTGGTGCTGAATATATTTGGTTCAATAACGTAGAAACGAAACCAGGGATAGGCTATCCGAAACGTTGGGAAGATCAAGAAACATATAAAGGTGGCTGGGTGCTTAATAAAAAAGGGAAATTAGAATTAAAATCAGGTAGTAAATTGTCTAAAATTGCGCTTGGTAAAATATTCTACAATCCAGATATGCCTGAAATGAAAGACTATTATGAACCATGGACATATAACTATAAGCATTTAACGACAGCTAAAGAAAGCGAGCATTCTCCAGTAGCAAAAGCAGAATCTGTTATTTCTGGTAAGAAGTTAGATATTAAATGGGGACCAAACTGGGAAGATGATTTAGCTGGTGCGCATGTAACTGGACCAACTGATCCTAACATTCAAAAAATAGAAGAAGAAATCAAATTTAATTTTGACCAAACATTTATGATGTATTTACCAAGACTATGTGAACATTGCTTAAATCCAAGCTGTGTAGCTTCATGTCCTTCAGGCGCAATGTATAAAAGAGATGAAGATGGCATAGTACTTGTAGACCAAGATGCATGTCGTGGTTGGAGATATTGTATGACAGGTTGTCCTTATAAAAAAGTGTATTTTAACTGGAAAACAAATAAAGCGGAAAAATGTACATTCTGTTTTCCAAGAGTGGAAGCGGGCTTACCGACAGTTTGTTCTGAAACTTGTACAGGTCGTATGCGTTATTTAGGTGTATTGCTTTATGATGCTGATAAAGTTCAAGAAGCGGCTTCCGCTGAAAATGAACAAGACTTATATCAAAAACAACTAGATTTATTTTTAGATCCATTTGATGAAGATATTATCCAACAAGCAGAAAAAGATGGCATAACTCAAGACTGGATTGAAGCAGCTCAAAATTCACCAGTATACAAATTAGCCATTGAATATAAATTAGCATTTCCATTACATCCAGAATATAGAACATTACCAATGGTTTGGTATTGCCCGCCATTAAGTCCGATTATGAATTATTTTGAAGGTAAAGATTCAATTAGAAATCCTGATATGATATTCCCAGCAATTGAAGAAATGAGATTACCAGTTCAGTATTTAGCTAATATGTTAACTGCTGGTGATACGAAAACAGTTAAAGAAGCGTTGCAAAGAATGGCGATGATGCGTAGTTATATGAGAGCAAAATCTAGCGGTAAAGAATTTGATATATCTAGATTAAAACGTGTAGGCCTTTCAGAAAGACAAACGAAAGATATGTACAGACTACTTGCCATTGCAAAGCATGAAGATCGTTTCGTTGTTCCGACTTCACATAAAGAAGGATACATGGATACGTATAGAGCACAAGGTAGCCAAGGCTACGGAGGAGAAATGTTTGGTTCCAATTGTGACGGCTGTGGTGTTCAAGGATTACCAGAAAATAAATCTGGACAGGAAATTTATAACGAAAACTTCTATGGAGGGATTTTCCGTGATTAA
- the narJ gene encoding nitrate reductase molybdenum cofactor assembly chaperone, whose amino-acid sequence MINLDALYQLKESFGFFSNQLTYPEKLDFHPKAFESAFDEQHPGYAEIQQYWKNMHDISLDDIQEVYTRTFDFEKKTTLYMTYNKLTEQKERGQMLARLKVLYEMFGLEMPKSELSDFLPLMLEFLYAAEWRGDSRAQESLTLVVMVIEDGTYELLKALGEQNSPYFHLIKALRETLKSCVVEQEKVTNCD is encoded by the coding sequence GTGATTAATTTAGATGCTTTATATCAATTAAAAGAAAGCTTTGGCTTCTTCAGTAATCAGCTAACTTATCCAGAAAAATTAGATTTTCATCCTAAAGCCTTTGAAAGCGCATTTGATGAACAGCATCCTGGTTATGCGGAAATTCAACAATATTGGAAGAATATGCACGACATATCATTAGATGATATTCAAGAAGTATATACGCGAACATTTGATTTTGAAAAAAAGACGACTTTATATATGACATATAATAAACTAACTGAACAAAAAGAAAGAGGACAAATGTTAGCGAGATTAAAAGTATTATATGAAATGTTTGGTTTAGAGATGCCTAAGAGTGAACTATCTGACTTTTTGCCTCTGATGCTGGAGTTTTTGTATGCTGCAGAATGGAGAGGTGACAGCAGAGCACAAGAAAGCTTAACACTGGTCGTGATGGTGATAGAAGATGGTACTTATGAATTATTAAAAGCACTAGGAGAACAAAACAGTCCATACTTCCACCTTATAAAAGCACTGCGAGAAACTTTGAAATCATGTGTTGTAGAACAAGAGAAGGTGACAAATTGTGATTAA
- the narI gene encoding respiratory nitrate reductase subunit gamma — protein sequence MINQFIWVIFPYLCVAIFIVGHIFRFKYDQFSWTAKSSEFIEKKQLMWGSILFHLGIIPVIFGHIVGLGVPAEWLSAIGVNDHMYHIGAVYIGSIFGIVTLIGMFLLTARRITKENVRRLSSASDILVNLLLLAIVFMGCVATLWTNATTPEFDYRQTISVWFRGLLIFKPDAALMTHVPWTFKAHIILGLFITSIWPFTRLVHVWSVPLNYFSRSYIIYRKHKTN from the coding sequence GTGATTAATCAATTTATATGGGTTATTTTCCCTTATTTATGTGTTGCAATATTTATAGTTGGCCATATCTTTAGATTTAAATACGATCAATTTTCTTGGACGGCAAAATCTAGTGAATTTATAGAGAAAAAGCAATTAATGTGGGGGAGTATTTTATTTCACTTAGGTATTATTCCTGTCATTTTTGGGCACATCGTCGGTTTAGGTGTGCCTGCAGAATGGCTAAGTGCTATCGGTGTGAATGATCATATGTACCATATTGGAGCTGTATATATCGGAAGTATCTTCGGTATTGTGACGTTAATCGGGATGTTTTTGTTAACTGCTAGAAGAATTACGAAAGAAAATGTTAGAAGATTGAGCTCAGCTTCAGACATTCTTGTAAATTTATTATTACTAGCAATTGTATTTATGGGGTGTGTCGCAACATTATGGACGAATGCGACAACGCCAGAATTCGATTATAGACAAACGATATCAGTATGGTTTAGAGGTTTGCTAATTTTTAAACCTGATGCTGCATTAATGACTCATGTACCATGGACATTTAAAGCGCATATTATATTAGGGTTGTTCATAACGAGCATTTGGCCATTTACTAGATTGGTACATGTTTGGAGCGTTCCTTTAAACTATTTTAGCAGAAGTTATATTATTTACAGAAAGCATAAAACGAATTAA
- the nreA gene encoding nitrate respiration regulation accessory nitrate sensor NreA: MSNDFNFQEQLNQIRATYEYDFVGLAMSSEQSAPFHIKWRYVSGNLNHRYKNIVLRSGRGIAGIVIKSGKQITIQDMTNSPYQDQLFNYPIIQSEQLTALVAMPLWRQNRVCGVLLFGQRDNKPLPENDVTHFKRFGPFYGKDMINS; the protein is encoded by the coding sequence ATGTCTAATGATTTTAATTTTCAGGAACAACTTAATCAAATTCGTGCAACTTATGAATATGATTTTGTAGGATTAGCTATGTCTTCTGAGCAGTCTGCGCCTTTTCACATAAAATGGCGATATGTATCTGGAAATTTGAATCATAGATATAAAAACATTGTATTAAGAAGCGGTCGAGGAATTGCAGGTATTGTCATAAAAAGTGGTAAACAAATAACGATTCAAGATATGACAAATAGTCCATATCAGGATCAGTTATTTAACTATCCAATTATTCAGAGCGAACAATTAACGGCACTTGTAGCTATGCCTTTATGGAGACAAAATAGAGTGTGTGGCGTGCTTTTGTTTGGACAACGTGATAATAAACCATTACCTGAAAATGATGTTACCCATTTTAAACGTTTTGGACCATTTTATGGAAAGGATATGATTAATTCATGA
- a CDS encoding sensor histidine kinase, which produces MSSEDSSILTNILKQYYEKTSEMIVFLNSKGQIINMNEAARKVISEDNQSSLTHPICSRCEGYSNEYALQSCRDCFLESSKIGNTSFQVFMQTNSGTVEPFTATYQTISQEDDIKVYTLQNVSPQIERQQKLHQQTMMQKTISAQENERKRISRELHDGVVQELINVSVELRLLKYQDNIDQLKTQSHQIENLMSSLIDDIRNLSLELRPSSLDDLGLNAAFKSYFKQLEKNFGFIVHYHYDSSVERFNSEIETVVYRIVQEAVFNSLKYANVDSVDVHMTCDGHVIEVEIADQGTGFVLGSEPKGSGLGIYGMQERAEIVGGKVNIESKLGKGTNIKLNVPIV; this is translated from the coding sequence ATGAGCTCAGAAGATTCATCTATTTTGACGAATATACTTAAACAATACTATGAAAAAACAAGCGAGATGATAGTGTTTTTAAATAGTAAAGGTCAAATTATTAATATGAATGAAGCTGCTAGAAAAGTGATCTCAGAAGATAATCAATCATCATTAACACACCCGATTTGTAGCCGTTGCGAAGGGTATTCTAATGAGTATGCACTTCAATCATGTAGAGATTGCTTTTTAGAATCTTCTAAAATTGGAAATACGAGTTTTCAAGTGTTTATGCAAACGAATAGTGGTACTGTTGAGCCTTTTACAGCAACTTATCAAACGATCAGTCAAGAAGATGATATTAAAGTTTATACATTACAAAATGTATCTCCACAAATTGAAAGACAACAAAAGCTTCATCAACAGACGATGATGCAAAAAACGATTTCCGCACAAGAAAATGAACGTAAAAGAATTTCAAGAGAATTACATGATGGCGTTGTTCAAGAATTAATAAATGTAAGTGTTGAATTAAGATTACTTAAGTATCAAGACAACATTGATCAATTAAAAACGCAGTCACACCAAATTGAAAATTTAATGTCTAGTTTGATTGACGATATACGAAATTTATCATTGGAACTAAGACCATCTTCTTTAGATGATTTAGGTTTAAATGCAGCATTTAAATCATATTTTAAACAACTAGAGAAAAACTTTGGATTCATTGTTCATTATCATTATGATTCATCAGTAGAACGTTTTAATTCAGAAATAGAAACTGTCGTGTATAGAATTGTACAAGAAGCCGTATTTAATTCTTTAAAATACGCTAATGTAGACAGTGTGGATGTTCATATGACGTGTGATGGTCATGTTATTGAAGTTGAAATTGCTGACCAAGGGACTGGATTCGTACTAGGCAGTGAGCCTAAAGGTTCGGGACTCGGTATTTACGGTATGCAAGAACGTGCTGAAATTGTCGGTGGTAAAGTGAATATTGAGAGCAAGCTCGGAAAAGGTACGAACATAAAATTAAATGTACCAATAGTATAA
- the nreC gene encoding nitrate respiration regulation response regulator NreC (Involved in the regulation of the the nitrate reductase operon narGHJI) — MKLVIADDHAVVRTGFSMILNYQEDMEVVATAADGLEAYQMVAKHEPDVLIMDLSMPPGESGLIATGKISEDFKNTKILILTMFDDEEYLFHVLRNGAKGYILKNAPDEELIHAVRTIHRGDMYIDSKVTSSLVNELVNPKQNGEHSSKDPFKILSQRELEILPLIAKGYGNKEIAEKLFVSVKTIEAHKARIMDKLELKSRPELVEYAMKKKLLDF; from the coding sequence ATGAAACTCGTAATTGCGGATGATCATGCTGTAGTGAGAACTGGTTTTTCAATGATATTAAATTATCAAGAGGATATGGAAGTAGTAGCTACAGCAGCGGATGGGCTAGAAGCATACCAAATGGTCGCTAAACATGAACCAGATGTGTTAATTATGGATTTGAGTATGCCACCGGGAGAATCTGGTTTAATAGCTACAGGTAAGATATCAGAAGACTTTAAAAACACAAAAATATTAATACTCACGATGTTTGATGATGAAGAGTATTTATTTCACGTTTTGAGAAATGGTGCTAAAGGTTATATATTAAAAAATGCGCCAGATGAAGAGCTCATACATGCTGTAAGAACGATCCATAGAGGAGACATGTATATTGATTCAAAAGTAACAAGTTCTTTAGTAAATGAGTTGGTGAATCCAAAACAAAATGGCGAACATAGCTCTAAAGATCCATTTAAAATATTATCTCAAAGAGAACTAGAAATTCTTCCTTTGATTGCAAAAGGATATGGTAATAAAGAGATAGCTGAAAAATTATTCGTTTCAGTTAAAACGATAGAAGCACATAAAGCACGAATTATGGACAAACTAGAGTTGAAATCTCGCCCTGAACTCGTTGAATATGCAATGAAGAAAAAATTATTAGATTTTTAA
- a CDS encoding nitrate/nitrite transporter, whose amino-acid sequence MRNNIGKVQLPLQTFSLMAGFMVWSILAPLMPYITQDISVQEGQKAIILAIPVILGSVLRIPIGYYTNLLGSRLVFLSSFIILLFPVFYLSQAQSTGGLMIAGFFIGLGGAVFSVGVTSIPKYYPKEKHGFANGVYGMGNLGTAVSSFLAPPIAGTIGWQHTVQLYLIVMATFAVLMFIFGDKEEAKVKIPMMSQTKQVMNNYKLHYFSFWYFITFGAFVAFGLFLPNFLVGHFEIDKVDAGIRTGVFIAIATLLRPIGGMLGDKYNALNVLKVFFVGMIVGALLLSISNNILLFTVGCLTISICAGIGNGLIFKLVPTYFNKEAGVVNGIVSMMGGLGGFFPPLIITFVTSLTGSNHLAFFLLALFGIIALITMMHMTKLEKKIL is encoded by the coding sequence ATGAGAAATAACATAGGGAAAGTTCAATTACCGCTTCAAACCTTTAGTTTAATGGCAGGATTTATGGTTTGGAGTATACTAGCACCTTTAATGCCTTATATTACGCAAGACATTAGTGTGCAAGAAGGACAGAAAGCCATAATTTTAGCTATACCTGTCATATTAGGATCCGTTTTAAGAATACCAATTGGATACTATACAAATTTATTAGGTTCTCGGTTAGTCTTTTTAAGCAGTTTTATTATTTTATTATTCCCGGTATTTTATTTGAGTCAAGCACAATCAACAGGTGGGTTAATGATAGCTGGATTCTTTATTGGGCTAGGTGGCGCAGTGTTTTCAGTGGGTGTAACGTCTATACCTAAATATTATCCTAAAGAAAAACATGGTTTTGCTAATGGTGTATATGGAATGGGTAATTTAGGTACAGCGGTATCATCATTTTTAGCACCTCCCATTGCAGGAACTATAGGATGGCAACATACTGTGCAATTATATTTAATTGTTATGGCAACATTTGCAGTACTTATGTTTATCTTTGGTGATAAGGAAGAGGCTAAAGTTAAAATTCCAATGATGTCACAAACTAAACAAGTTATGAATAACTATAAGCTACATTATTTTAGTTTTTGGTATTTTATTACGTTTGGTGCTTTTGTAGCCTTTGGGTTATTTTTACCAAACTTTTTAGTTGGACACTTTGAAATTGATAAAGTCGATGCAGGGATTAGAACAGGTGTGTTTATTGCGATAGCCACTTTATTGAGGCCTATCGGTGGTATGTTAGGAGATAAATATAACGCTTTAAATGTATTGAAAGTTTTCTTTGTTGGAATGATTGTAGGTGCTTTATTACTTTCGATTTCAAATAACATCTTATTATTTACAGTAGGGTGTTTAACAATCAGTATATGTGCAGGTATAGGTAATGGTTTGATTTTCAAACTTGTTCCGACTTATTTCAATAAAGAAGCAGGTGTTGTGAATGGCATTGTTTCTATGATGGGTGGACTAGGAGGATTTTTCCCACCTCTAATCATTACATTCGTGACGAGTTTAACAGGTTCAAATCATTTAGCATTTTTCTTGTTAGCTTTATTTGGAATTATTGCACTTATTACGATGATGCATATGACAAAACTAGAAAAAAAGATATTATAA
- a CDS encoding ThiF family adenylyltransferase: protein MNERYSRQILFDKIGEQGQERIEKSNVTIVGMGALGTHVAEQLARSGVSRLNIIDRDYVESSNLQRQTLFVEKDIKEMLPKVVAAERHLKKIREDIQIKTYIAQCDAKLLQEVASYSDIIIDATDNFNTRLVINDFAFKMNIPWIYGACLESNYVQATFIPGETPCFDCVLPQLPVINRTCDTVGVINPAVTMATSLQVVDALKILSGYKFTPKITYGDVWDGEHQTFGFEQMRRNDCETCGEHPTYSKLAASDQQITELCGRHTVQYINEKLNRPAIEKFVAQNGLLHRSNAYMIQYLYDDHRVVAFSNGRLLIHDIESVEEGRQFVENMFG from the coding sequence ATGAACGAACGTTATTCTCGTCAAATTTTATTCGATAAAATTGGAGAACAAGGACAAGAAAGAATTGAAAAGAGCAACGTCACTATAGTGGGAATGGGTGCATTAGGTACTCACGTTGCAGAACAGCTTGCAAGATCAGGTGTAAGTAGACTTAACATTATTGATAGAGATTATGTAGAATCTTCTAATCTACAGAGACAGACACTATTTGTAGAAAAAGATATTAAAGAAATGTTGCCAAAAGTCGTGGCAGCAGAAAGACATTTAAAAAAGATACGCGAAGATATCCAAATAAAAACATATATAGCGCAGTGTGATGCAAAGTTATTACAAGAAGTAGCGAGTTATTCTGACATTATTATAGATGCAACGGATAATTTTAATACAAGGCTTGTGATCAACGACTTTGCTTTTAAAATGAACATACCTTGGATTTATGGTGCTTGCTTAGAATCTAATTATGTTCAAGCTACATTTATACCAGGCGAAACACCTTGTTTTGATTGTGTACTACCTCAGTTACCCGTTATCAATCGAACGTGTGATACGGTTGGCGTCATCAATCCAGCTGTAACGATGGCAACAAGTTTACAAGTTGTAGATGCATTAAAAATATTATCTGGTTATAAATTTACGCCTAAAATCACTTATGGTGATGTTTGGGATGGTGAACATCAAACATTTGGTTTTGAACAAATGAGACGAAATGATTGTGAAACGTGTGGAGAGCATCCAACATATTCAAAACTTGCTGCGTCAGATCAACAAATTACAGAGTTATGTGGTCGTCATACTGTCCAATATATAAATGAAAAATTAAATCGACCAGCAATTGAAAAGTTTGTTGCGCAAAATGGATTATTACATAGATCCAATGCTTATATGATTCAATATTTATATGATGATCATAGAGTTGTCGCTTTTAGTAATGGAAGATTATTAATTCATGATATTGAATCTGTTGAAGAAGGAAGACAATTTGTTGAGAATATGTTTGGATAG